The sequence below is a genomic window from Candidatus Cloacimonadota bacterium.
AAAAACCTAAAACATTGTTTGTTGATTCAGCATCTAAAATCGTTTCATCATAAGAAGTACCTTCCAAAGAAACATAATTATTCCAGTGTAGCGGAAACACTTCATTAGTATTCGTGGGACTATATACTCCTGGAGAAAGGAATATGGTGTTATGATTTACCCTATCTGAATAAATTCTTGATAGCGCATAACTAACACTTCTCAATGGACTTTCTGGTGAAATACCACTATTTTGATTATTCCCATCTACTGAAACGTAAATATCTGAGTTGATTAAGCTATCTTTCAAACCATGAAGTATGTTGAAGTTAAAGCTATCAATTGGTGTGACATAGTAATCAGAAGGATTAATAACAGTAAATGTATCTATAAATGCATTAACATTAACTGATCCAATTGCATAAATATCCCTACCGCTCCCCCGATTATTAACATAAATGTTATCATATATATTGCTTCTGTTATCCTCATCAAACGTTGCTACAGAATTATCTAGAAAATATATACCAGCACCAAAATTTTCTGCAATATTATTACATATTGAGACTTTAGATAATGTTAAACTGGAATTATTCCATACAATTCCACCCCCATTTCCAGCTATATTATTTTTAATCTCAACATCAATCATATACAGAGAAGATCCACTAACATACATTCCTCCACCAGCATTTGATTCATTATCTCTAATTAATACATTATTTAATATTCCCTTTGATGAATAATAATATATACCACCACCCCAACCTAACCAACTACTATTATTCTTATTTCCTGTTATAATGATATTCTTTAAATCAAGATAAGAATCTACACATAATATTCCACTTCCGTCTTCATCTGATGTGTTATCTACAATATATCCACCATCAATAAAAACATTTGAGTTTGATTTAATGTAAATCCCACCACACTCTTGCAGAGAGTTATTCGAAATCAAAGATAAATTTTCAAAATTTAGATTTGAGTCTTCTAAGTAAATTCCACCAGCAGAAATATCTGCAGAACCGTCAATAATCTTAATATCACGTAAATTAGAATTTGATAAGGCAAAGAACATACCCCCACCCTTATCAGCGTAACAATTAGAAACAACAACATTATTAATAGTCGGTGATGCATCATGACAGTAAATACCAGCACCTCTATAATATTGTCCATGCTTTATAGAAAATCCAGACAAAACAGCTACAGTATCTTCTTGATTAAGAAATTTAACAACTGAATTGCTATAATTAGCATCTATAATAGTTTGGCTAATATATGAAGTATCATTAGTCGTGAAAAACAAAGACCCAACCACAATATTTTTCCCATTATAATTAATGTTCTCAACATACGTGCCTGGTTCCACAAGTACTGTGTCTCCACTAATTGAAACATTTATTCCTTCTTGAATTGTTGTATAATCTCCAGTACCATCACAATTTATATGAATAATATCAGCAATAAGATTACATAAAACCAGCATGAATACAGCAATAAGAAGGTATAGTTTCTTCATTTATTAAATACCTATTGCATGATCTGGATAATCTCTGCAGAGATCTGTGCTGCTGCATTATCGAAGGCTGCCAGCCCTGCTTTATCCATATCGTTGTTTATACCTTTTACATTCGAAAACGTGTTTTTATAAATCTCATCATAGGTGGACATATCCATAACAGAAATAGATGCATCCACAAATGCAGAGCACATGCTGTATACAGTCGAACCTTTTCTCGACTGTGCATCGATGATGATCATATAATCTGCATCCGATTTCATATCAACAAAATTGTATCCATATTCTGAGAGTTTCTCTTTAAGTTTTGGTTCAATATAATTCACATCGAGGGATTCTCCAAAATTCAATTCTGTAGACTCAATAAAAATCTTAGGACCGGAAACATTCAAAAGTACATTTGCAGACGGGATTGTCAGACTCTTTATGATATCGAGAATAATTGGATTTGATTCCTCTGCAGAAATGAGATTATCGAGTGCTAGCTCCCCTTTGATGACCTGCATCTTGTCCGCAGAATAAATTGATGACACCATGCATAGTGCGATACCATCCAGGCTTGTTTTGGCATATTCGATCAGATCACCTTCACCTTTAATAAAGCCAAATTGGATAGGGAGATTCGAAATGGGGGCAGTCATATACAATGCTTTATAGAGGATTGGATTATCGAGTCCCTTGCCGATTGTTGCATCCACTTCCGGCTGAACAGGTTTCAGGGAAATCGTACTCAAAACCTGCTGGAGTGAGGAATGGATCGTATTGAGCATGTATATTTTTTGTCCATTATACATTGTCTCAAGTGGTTCGGTTAAATATGGTTCTATTGGGTTCAAGGATTGCAAATAAAGCTGCAGAGCTTCTGTTATCTGGTTACTTACCTTTCTCTGTTCTGCTTTGGTAAAAAAATCCAAAGAAAGCGAAAGCGCTTTATCGATCTTCTCTTTGCGGAGTTGCGTATATTTTATTTTTGATAGTTTGTAATACACCCAGTATTGAGTTTTATCTTCCCATGTATCGACCAGTTCGTATCCTTCGAGCTGTGCTTGCGTGGATGACTGAATTTGTGATTCGAATTCCTCTTTTACCACACCTGCCTTTTCGAGAATCTGGTTGATTGTAGCACCACTGATCGTCACCGTTATCTCAGATGCGATCTCTCGTAGAGCACGGTCTTTTGCCTTCTGAATATATTCGCTTGTTTCTGTATCTTTTTGGGCAACACCGATGCCAATATAAGCATTACTATCAATTGGTCTTTTGGTTACCCAATCAGGCTTTTTCGCTGCAAATGCAGATAAACACACAAATATAAAGATGACGAGAAAAATTAGAATTTTTCTCATATTCTCACCTCTAGCAACATTTCTTTTTTATTACAGATTTTTGTGTAACGTTTATGTGTCAAGAATTTTGAAATCCCGTTTCATGGTATGTTTTACTTCGATATTTTTGAAGGAAATAGAGCATTCCATAGAGTGCGAAACCTGCAATGTAAAAATAATATCTAAAGCCATCAGAAATATGAAGGAGTTTCGTTACGAATCCCGGATAAAAGAAAATAATAGATGTAATCAAAAATAAGATCGTTTCATACAATTTGTTCTTGATGATGAACCAACCCTGAACAGCGTTGGTGAATGCCAGTGCTCCCAGCGTTGCCATACCGAAGATGAACATTGCATGGGCAAAACTGTTGATGCCATAGAGAACAAGTTCGGTATTAAAGACGAACATGAATGGAATAACTGCTGTACGAAGATCGTATATGAAACCCTGAACACCTTTCGGGATCGGATCTGATTTGGCTATCGCAGCCGCAGTGTATGCTGCAAGTCCGACCGGTGGTGTATCATCAGCAAGAATACCGAAATAAAAGCAGAAAAGATGTGCTGAGATCGCAGGTATCGGATTCATGCTATGCACTGCACTGAGCTTGATGATGACTGGTACGGTTATGGATGCCATCACTATATACGTTGCTGTTGTGGGAAGTCCCATTCCGAGAATCAAGCTGGCAATTGCAGTTATGATAAGAAGGAGAAGGATGTTTCCCCCAGAAAGAGTCTCAACGATCCCAACGATCATACTGCCGATACCCATCGTGACTATACCAACAACAATCCCAGCAGTTGCAGTTGCAACCGCCACAGACAGCATATTCTTAGAACCGTTTATCAGACCTTCAGATATAATTCCTAAACTCCTTTTTATCGAATTGAGAATACTATCTTTTTCCTTTTTGGCATTTATGATCTCACGAACGAATACGATCACCATCAGGGATATGATGGCATTAAAGGCAGCAAGATTCGGTGAATGTCTGAGAGCGATGAGTTCATAAATGAGTATAATGAGCGGGATAAGGAAATAAAATCCTTTCCTCATGACATTTCGAAATTTTGGTATTTCTTCGATCGGTAATCCCTTCATACCGCGTTTAGATGCTTCAAGGTGTGTAATATAAAAGAGTGCAATGTATGAAACAACTGCAGGAATTGCAGCTGCTTTGATGACATCGATATAAGGCAATCCGAGATATTCAGCAATGATGAATGCAGCTGCACCCATGATCGGTGGCATGAGCTGCCCATTCGTGCTCGCAGCAACCTCTGTGGCAGCAGCTATTTTAGCGGGATAACCAACCTTCTTCATGAGTGGAATGGTAAACGTACCCGTTGTTGCAACATTCGCGATACTCGAGCCGGACACAATACCAGTTAAGCCGCTGGAAACAACCGCAGCTTTTGCAGGACCTCCCTTGAAACGACCAAGTAGTGAAATAGCAACTCTATTAAAAAACTGCCCTGCTCCTACTCGTTCAAGCATTGCTCCTAAAAGAACAAAGAGGAAAACCGTTGTTGCTGATACATCGAGCGGAATGCCGTAAATCCCTTCAGTTGAAAGCACTATCTGGCTGATATATTTTGTTAACGAAACTCCTTTGAATGCAAAAATCCTGGGTAGGTACGGTCCAAGAAAAGCATAAATTGTAAAAAGAACCGAGATCAATGTCAATGCTGGACCAAGAGAACGTCTGGCAGCTTCCAATAGTAAAACAATAAGAGTAAAACTTATGATGACATCTCGAAGAATTGGACGACCAGAGCGCATACATACGCCGGTCCAGTCCAGCATGATATACAATGCTGCACCTGCGGCAATTATTGCAAGTATGTAATCCAGAACTGGAATGTTATTATCCCGAAAACAATATCCCTTCTGATCCTTTGGCTTTCTGAATGGAATCGTTAAAAAAACAAGACAGAGTGCAAAAGCAAGGTGAATTGCCCGGATCGACACACTATCGAGAATAATGAAATATGGCAGTGCAAGCTGAAAAAGTGCCCATGCCAGAGCAATAAATGAGATGATCAATGAATGAACATTACTAAAAATTCCTTTAGACATAACTATCTTTTATGATGAAGTAAGCAACTCTATTAGAAAATTTTAGTTATTGTTTCAATAACGGAAAACACAAAAGTAATTGCAAATATTGCAAAGCCCAGCCAATAAACCGGTAGGTTCTTTTTTGCAACGGTAAATCCAAAAAAGAATTTATTGAAATCATTCATCAGCTTAAGATAATCGTCCTGATCCTCTTCTGCGATCTCATCAAGCTCTTCTTTGAAGTTCTTGGAATCCTGAGCAATCTTCACTGAGAAAAGAAATCCCACAAGAACCAGCAAACCAACCTTTAGAAACCAGGGCGCACTATATACAGCCATGGATGTAACTCCCAAAAATTCTCCGTTCAGATTTAATTTCTCTTCGATACTCATCTATTTCTCCGAAATTTTCTTTTGGTATACATAAAATTTATTCCTGGAACCAACTTTTTCGATAATATCCATTTTTTTCAGACAATACACCAATTTTTGCGCAAACCATTTCGACCGACCGATAGCAAAAGCAACATCTTCAGTTGTAAACTGGGCAGGTAATACATCAGGAATGAGAATCTCAAAATCTTTTGGGTTTTGTATGATCACTGAATCCATGACATCCAAGAGTCTTCTTTCATGAGTTACCCAGCCATGCCTTCGCCAGCCTTTTCTCGGATCATATCTTCGAACTTCTTCTTCCTTGATAAAGAGAAGTTCGAGGACAAAATTTTTATGCTTGAGCAGCGATGGAAAACTAACCAATTCGTTAAGAATATCAAGCATAGTTCCTTTTCTGGGAGACTTTCTTCGAACAGGGTCTCCATCACCATCTTTTGGTAATTTTACCAGCCATTTTTCCTGAGCAATTGTATGAATGAGATGTACTTTATGATTGGATAGTAACGTTCTGATCTTTGTTTTTATCGATGAAAAATTCCGGGTCTGTATCTCGATCAATTCATTACCGCGAACAATATCGATGTAATATCCATCAATAGGAACTTCAAGCCTATCACCTGGCTGCGCATACCATGTTTTGAGATCAGCATGCAGAGATTTCTCATTTAATGTACCGATATAATGTGATTGTTCATTTTTATCCGGCATACGTATAAATCTTATGATTGATGGATTTGTATCCACATGGCCCGATCGTTTTGCTCAAATCCGCATTTTTGGTAGAACTCTTTACGTCCTTCGGTATAGGTTAAAAAGAAATATGTACCTTTGAATTTTTCTCTGAGCATGTTCATCATACGTTTGCCGATACCTCTCGTATGATACTCCGGTCGAACGATGACATCAAAAATATTTGTGTAGTAATATCCGTCAGATATTGCACGAGCAAAGCCGACAAGTGTATTGCCATCATATGCAGTAATATAATACGAATTACGAAATGCTTCAACGATATTTTCGGGATTTTTTCTCCATTCCACACTCTTGAAAACATCGATCAGTTCATCTGCAGTAATAGGATTGTTTTTCTCAAATCTGATATTAATCTCTTTATCCATGAGTAAGCCAATCTATTGCTTCATCTCTTGTCTTGAATATTCGGAAATGGTTACCTTTATTCGTTTCAAGAACCATTTCGGAGAATCGTTTGTTATCTTGTATATCTAAGGATAGAACCATTGCCACTCTCATATAATAATTCATACATTTCTGCAAAACTTTACCGGCAAGCTGAGATTTCAGATCAAAAAAGCTCTCGTCAACATTATCGGTGTAGAGCAGTAAATTATTTGTTTGATGATACCCGCAGAATCCGATGAGATCGACTGCATCCTGTTCACTTGAAACAAGCTTCGTTGTGTGATCACACTCCGCAAAGATCGAATCATTCTCTTTGAGAATTTTTATTATATCCATGGCAAACTCCTTGAATCATTCTTCTCAACAATGTATGACACGATTCCTTCCACTTTCTTTTGCTTTATACAGGGCTGTATCTGCACACTTTACAAATTGATCGTTTTGATGTATGTCCTTTCCAAGTTCTGCAATGCCAATACTGACTGTAGCCCGTATATCATCATGTTTATTATTTGCTCGGACGAGAATTTCGGTCTCGATAGCTTCTCTGAGTCTTTCACCAAGAATACTCGCGACTTCGATCTTTGTTTCAGGAGCTATGATTGCAATCTCTTCTCCACCATATCTTGCTATGACATCAGTATTTCTCACGTTTTTTTGCAAAAGGGAACTGATCTTCTTCAAAACTTTATCCCCAACATCATGACCATATTTATCATTGATCTTCTTAAAATGATCAACATCGACCATAAAAAGTACGAGCGGAGAACCATATCGATGTGCTCTATTTATCTCATCCGCAAGTCTTCTGTCAAAATGCCTTCTGTTATAGAGGTGGGTCAAAGGATCGGTTACGTTTTCCCGTTCGAGTCTGCTGATCCGAAGAAGGTCACGAGCTGTTTGCATTGCAAGAGAACTGGTGAGCAGAACGAACACCGCGCCAAAGAAAAAGATAAACGGCACGATCAAACAGGAAGGATCATTGAATGCATTCCATTCAACGACGAGAAATACAACATAACCAATAATAAAGATAACGATCAGGATACTTAAAATATACCACTTTTTCTTTAATGATCCCTCAGGTAGGTGCCTCATCAGTTGCTGCAACTGAAAGAGTGACACTAACAAAAGTATCGCTCCGATTATAATGATTGCATTCTTTACTATTTGAAAATACATAGGTATCCTTCCATCAATTTATCATTCTTATGATTCCTCAAAAACGACAACCTTATTACGTCCATTTGATTTAGCTTCGTATAAAGCCACATCAGCCTTTTGTATGAAATCCTTCATACTGACAATATTTTTAGTAAGTCCGGAAATCCCTATACTGACAGTAGCTTTTATTGCTGGATGAGAATTGGTTTTTTTTACTAATACAGTATCTTCGATTGTCGATCTAAGACGTTCTCCAAGAGTACGGGCAACTTCAATGGTTGTCTCAGGTGCAATGATCGTTATTTCTTCTCCACCGTACCGAGCAACGATATCGTTCCTTCGTACCTGATCCTGAATAAGTCTACCCAATTCAACCAGTACATCATCGCCAATGTCGTGTCCAAAAGTATCATTTATCTTTTTAAAATGGTCAACATCGACCATGAACAATGCAAGTGGAGAATTATATCGATGAGCTCTGCTGATCTCTTCAATCAGCCGCATATCAAAATGACGGCGATTATTGATCTCCATAAGCGGATCGGTGATATTATCCTGCTCAAGTTTGTTTATGCGGAGAATGTCCATTGCGGTCTGCACTGCGAGTGAGCTTGTTAAAAGAGCAAAGATTGCACCAAAGAAAAATATGAAAGGAACAATAAAATCGGAGGCTGTTAGATTTCTATTCCATTGTGCAACAACAAAAACAATATATCCAGCAAAGAAAAACAGGATCAGGATGCTGAGCAGATCCCATTTGCTACGCAGGGGACCTTCTGGCAACTTCTTTTTGATCTGCTGCATTGGGTACAGTGAAATAATCATTATGATCGCACCAATGATGATCATCCAATTTTTTAATAGATTCAATATAAACATAATATTCGTATCCTCGATCGTTGATTTCAGAATGGCCAGTTCACTCGATACATTAACGGAAACTGATTTATAATAATATGGTTTAACCAGATTCTCTTATCATGGCACATCCTAGAATGTAATGATGAAATGCTTCAATACGTAACATAATGCGTCAAGGTTCTTATCATACATTATTCAAATTGCTCTTAATAATGTCTTTCGAAGGCAAAAAGATAACGAACCTATGGAATATTATACGATAGCCCTACAAGTGCCTGGGAAACTGTTCTAGAATCAGTGGAAATTATCTTGTAAATATCATATTCAAGAATTAAAGCACAGGTTCCGCCAAGGCGAAATCCCGTGGATAATCCAGCATAAGTTACCCAATTGGAGCTGTCATGATAATAATACACTCTTGGACTCAGAAACAAGGCAACCTCTTTTACTGGATGAAAAGATGTGTACAGGGGTAAAAGAAATCCAACCTCTTTAAAGCCAAATTGAACTGATTGTATCGTAAAACCTAATCCGATGCTGCTGGCAAATAATGAACTATCAGTTCCAGCAAATTGATATTTCACATCGAGGGTAGTGGGCAGATATGCTATAAACTCCAAACCAAAATCAAAATTCTTAAAAAGTCCATAGCGTAAATTCAATTCCCAAAAATGATAGTTAGAAAAAATCTTGCTATCATCATTTTCAAATAGACTACCATAACCAATTCCAAGACCCACATCCCCCTTCTTCATAGTTCGTCCTGTTTGCATGGATGACATCATGGAGCATCCAAGGATCATAGAAACAAAAATAACCACACAAGCTATATGCCTGAGAAGACTATATCTTGCCATCAATACTCCCTTCAATAATTGACTTACATATCGGTTTGAATGAGTGAGGGTTTTATATAATCAATTAATCCTGCTTCTTTGTAATATTTCAAAGCTCCGGGATGAAGAGGAGCAGACAGCCCTTTCAGCATACTCTCTTTTGTAAGAGTGCCATATGCTGGATGAAGGGTTTTAAATTCATCAAAGTTCTCAAATACTTCTTTTGTGAATGCATACACAATATCATCAGAAACATCGGAAGAAGTGACCAGAGTTGCTTTCACGCCGATCGTTGGTACGTCTTGAGTATTCGTGGAAAGTTCATAATATTCATGAGGAATAATTGCTTTATCGTAGTATGGAAGCTCATCAAGCAGAGCATCGATCGGTGCTCCCTCAATAGGCACGATATGAACTTTTATACGTCCGGATGTTGCTTCTTTGATATTACCGTTCGGATGACCTACCGTATAGAAAAAGGCATCCATACGCTCATCCTGGACGAGTCCCGGCGCTTCGACAGCTTTTACATATTCTGCTCCGAGCATATCTTCACCAACATTAAAAGCATTAAGGACATCCCTGGAATTTTGAAGTTGTCCCGAGCCTGGGTTGCCAAGATTAACCTTCTTACCTACAAGATCCCGTATGGTATAAACACCACTTTTGTCAGAAGCAATCAATGTTATTGCTTCCGGATGTATTGAAAACACTGATCTCAATTTGTTTTGTGGTCCTATCTCAGCCCATTCAGAAAGCCCTTTGATAGCTTGATATTGTCTATCGGATTGTGCAATACCGAAATCGAGGTCACCACTGAGGACTGAATTAATATTATACACCGAACCAGCTGTGGATTCGACTGTTGCTTTGATGCCGTATTCTTTGAAATTGTTGTTCACCATCCTGCTGATAGCTCCCCCGGTTGGATAATAAACACCGGTTACTCCGCCTGTTCCGATGGTAACAAAAGTAATATCATGTTTTGCGCATGAAATTATTAGAAAAAGAAGGACGATTATTAAAATAATGTGTGTAAATTTCATATGATACTCCGAAGTGTTTTGTTTTAACGTATAAGCAAGAAGTTATTGTCAAGATTCTTGATAGTGAACCAATCAGTCTTTTAAACAGCGTATAGAGAATCCAGAACATTTAGTCTGGTTGTATGAATGCACCTCGCATGCATCGTGGTAGAGTTTTATATAGGGTGCTGTAAAAATAGAATCTTCAGAAGAAGTCCAATATGCAGCTTGATAACCCATTTCATCACATCCTCCATGAAATAATCTATAACCACCCGGAACAATAAACATACAACTTTCGTTTGTTGCACCTGTATTCGGCTCGTGCCAGAGTCCATCACCTTGCTCAAGTGTGCCTGTAGTTTTCATTTTTCCACCTGCTACTTGCCAGCCATCAAGGTTTTCTAAAAGGATTTGCCATTCTTCATATGTTGGAACATGCCAGCCGGTTGGTGCAAGCATTCGATAATCGTCCACAGCGAGCCAATTATAAAGTAAACCATATGTTTCAAAATAAGTTGTATCATTATCGTAATGACAATAAGCTCCATAATATGTATCAAACCATGAAGTATCATCTTCATAATGTTTCAATGGATAGCCGTTTTTATACCGTTTCACACGCAAATTTTCAGCCATCCAAACCTGGTCACCTATTTGAACAGTGTTATATATATTTCCATCAATATCAATAACAGAATTTGATGAATTAAAAATTGAAAAATATTCACTAAAAGTTTCAACTTCAGGATATTCTAAACCTGATATCCGAACTTGATA
It includes:
- a CDS encoding LPP20 family lipoprotein is translated as MRKILIFLVIFIFVCLSAFAAKKPDWVTKRPIDSNAYIGIGVAQKDTETSEYIQKAKDRALREIASEITVTISGATINQILEKAGVVKEEFESQIQSSTQAQLEGYELVDTWEDKTQYWVYYKLSKIKYTQLRKEKIDKALSLSLDFFTKAEQRKVSNQITEALQLYLQSLNPIEPYLTEPLETMYNGQKIYMLNTIHSSLQQVLSTISLKPVQPEVDATIGKGLDNPILYKALYMTAPISNLPIQFGFIKGEGDLIEYAKTSLDGIALCMVSSIYSADKMQVIKGELALDNLISAEESNPIILDIIKSLTIPSANVLLNVSGPKIFIESTELNFGESLDVNYIEPKLKEKLSEYGYNFVDMKSDADYMIIIDAQSRKGSTVYSMCSAFVDASISVMDMSTYDEIYKNTFSNVKGINNDMDKAGLAAFDNAAAQISAEIIQIMQ
- a CDS encoding TRAP transporter permease, with product MSKGIFSNVHSLIISFIALAWALFQLALPYFIILDSVSIRAIHLAFALCLVFLTIPFRKPKDQKGYCFRDNNIPVLDYILAIIAAGAALYIMLDWTGVCMRSGRPILRDVIISFTLIVLLLEAARRSLGPALTLISVLFTIYAFLGPYLPRIFAFKGVSLTKYISQIVLSTEGIYGIPLDVSATTVFLFVLLGAMLERVGAGQFFNRVAISLLGRFKGGPAKAAVVSSGLTGIVSGSSIANVATTGTFTIPLMKKVGYPAKIAAATEVAASTNGQLMPPIMGAAAFIIAEYLGLPYIDVIKAAAIPAVVSYIALFYITHLEASKRGMKGLPIEEIPKFRNVMRKGFYFLIPLIILIYELIALRHSPNLAAFNAIISLMVIVFVREIINAKKEKDSILNSIKRSLGIISEGLINGSKNMLSVAVATATAGIVVGIVTMGIGSMIVGIVETLSGGNILLLLIITAIASLILGMGLPTTATYIVMASITVPVIIKLSAVHSMNPIPAISAHLFCFYFGILADDTPPVGLAAYTAAAIAKSDPIPKGVQGFIYDLRTAVIPFMFVFNTELVLYGINSFAHAMFIFGMATLGALAFTNAVQGWFIIKNKLYETILFLITSIIFFYPGFVTKLLHISDGFRYYFYIAGFALYGMLYFLQKYRSKTYHETGFQNS
- a CDS encoding GNAT family N-acetyltransferase, which encodes MDKEINIRFEKNNPITADELIDVFKSVEWRKNPENIVEAFRNSYYITAYDGNTLVGFARAISDGYYYTNIFDVIVRPEYHTRGIGKRMMNMLREKFKGTYFFLTYTEGRKEFYQKCGFEQNDRAMWIQIHQS
- a CDS encoding DUF4180 domain-containing protein translates to MDIIKILKENDSIFAECDHTTKLVSSEQDAVDLIGFCGYHQTNNLLLYTDNVDESFFDLKSQLAGKVLQKCMNYYMRVAMVLSLDIQDNKRFSEMVLETNKGNHFRIFKTRDEAIDWLTHG
- a CDS encoding GGDEF domain-containing protein, whose amino-acid sequence is MYFQIVKNAIIIIGAILLLVSLFQLQQLMRHLPEGSLKKKWYILSILIVIFIIGYVVFLVVEWNAFNDPSCLIVPFIFFFGAVFVLLTSSLAMQTARDLLRISRLERENVTDPLTHLYNRRHFDRRLADEINRAHRYGSPLVLFMVDVDHFKKINDKYGHDVGDKVLKKISSLLQKNVRNTDVIARYGGEEIAIIAPETKIEVASILGERLREAIETEILVRANNKHDDIRATVSIGIAELGKDIHQNDQFVKCADTALYKAKESGRNRVIHC
- a CDS encoding GGDEF domain-containing protein, coding for MNLLKNWMIIIGAIIMIISLYPMQQIKKKLPEGPLRSKWDLLSILILFFFAGYIVFVVAQWNRNLTASDFIVPFIFFFGAIFALLTSSLAVQTAMDILRINKLEQDNITDPLMEINNRRHFDMRLIEEISRAHRYNSPLALFMVDVDHFKKINDTFGHDIGDDVLVELGRLIQDQVRRNDIVARYGGEEITIIAPETTIEVARTLGERLRSTIEDTVLVKKTNSHPAIKATVSIGISGLTKNIVSMKDFIQKADVALYEAKSNGRNKVVVFEES
- a CDS encoding TAXI family TRAP transporter solute-binding subunit → MKFTHIILIIVLLFLIISCAKHDITFVTIGTGGVTGVYYPTGGAISRMVNNNFKEYGIKATVESTAGSVYNINSVLSGDLDFGIAQSDRQYQAIKGLSEWAEIGPQNKLRSVFSIHPEAITLIASDKSGVYTIRDLVGKKVNLGNPGSGQLQNSRDVLNAFNVGEDMLGAEYVKAVEAPGLVQDERMDAFFYTVGHPNGNIKEATSGRIKVHIVPIEGAPIDALLDELPYYDKAIIPHEYYELSTNTQDVPTIGVKATLVTSSDVSDDIVYAFTKEVFENFDEFKTLHPAYGTLTKESMLKGLSAPLHPGALKYYKEAGLIDYIKPSLIQTDM
- a CDS encoding fibrobacter succinogenes major paralogous domain-containing protein; protein product: SDTYYASIVESLQTIYHLHFHYLWDIPEFVESSLDYQVRISGLEYPEVETFSEYFSIFNSSNSVIDIDGNIYNTVQIGDQVWMAENLRVKRYKNGYPLKHYEDDTSWFDTYYGAYCHYDNDTTYFETYGLLYNWLAVDDYRMLAPTGWHVPTYEEWQILLENLDGWQVAGGKMKTTGTLEQGDGLWHEPNTGATNESCMFIVPGGYRLFHGGCDEMGYQAAYWTSSEDSIFTAPYIKLYHDACEVHSYNQTKCSGFSIRCLKD